The following are from one region of the Geoalkalibacter subterraneus genome:
- a CDS encoding pyridoxal phosphate-dependent aminotransferase — protein MRNNIVHIGAGELTYEIRAIVAIAEKLNQLGIKTNMENIGDPVAKGEKIPQWMKEIVADMAMKDCSYAYCATKGLLETRQFLADRTNARGITQISPEDIIFFNGLGDAIQKVYGFLRREARVIGPSPTYSTHSSGEAAHAGQRPVTYRLDPDNNWYPDLDDLRLSVKYNPAISGILIINPDNPTGAVFPDRILKEIVTIAKEYDLFIICDEIYHNLIFNGESTKPISDLIDDVPCIAMKGISKELPWPGARCGWIEVYNADKDEVFRRYIQSIVDSKMVEVCSTTLPQKVIPPILSHEQYPVYLAARRERYEKYSNIAYNVLKQVPGIKVNRTNGAFYMSVVFKRDLLTDQQTLPIEVKEVRTLVEGLVNQPGVSVDKRFVYYLLASTGICVVPLSSFCTEERGFRITLLEQDEKEFTKIFRTIGEKITEYLAS, from the coding sequence ATGCGCAATAATATCGTTCATATCGGCGCCGGAGAATTGACATATGAAATCCGCGCCATTGTTGCCATTGCCGAAAAGCTTAATCAGCTCGGCATAAAAACCAATATGGAGAACATCGGAGACCCGGTGGCGAAGGGAGAAAAAATCCCGCAATGGATGAAGGAAATCGTGGCGGATATGGCCATGAAGGATTGCTCCTATGCTTACTGTGCCACCAAAGGTCTTTTGGAAACACGCCAATTTCTTGCGGACCGGACCAATGCCCGGGGTATAACACAGATCAGTCCGGAGGATATTATTTTCTTCAATGGCCTTGGCGACGCAATCCAGAAGGTTTATGGATTCCTGCGTCGGGAGGCTCGGGTTATCGGACCCTCCCCCACCTATTCGACTCACTCCTCCGGAGAGGCCGCCCACGCCGGCCAGCGACCGGTGACCTACCGGTTGGACCCAGACAACAACTGGTATCCTGACCTGGATGACCTGCGCCTGTCGGTCAAATACAACCCCGCAATTTCCGGCATCCTGATTATCAATCCCGACAATCCGACCGGGGCCGTGTTTCCTGATCGAATTCTCAAAGAGATTGTTACAATTGCCAAAGAATATGACCTGTTTATTATTTGTGACGAAATTTATCATAATTTGATTTTCAACGGAGAATCGACCAAGCCGATTTCCGACCTGATTGACGATGTCCCCTGCATAGCCATGAAGGGGATCAGCAAAGAGTTGCCCTGGCCCGGTGCGCGCTGCGGATGGATCGAGGTCTACAATGCCGACAAGGATGAAGTTTTCAGGCGCTACATCCAGAGCATTGTCGATTCGAAAATGGTGGAAGTCTGCTCAACGACCCTGCCGCAGAAGGTGATTCCGCCAATTCTCAGCCACGAGCAGTACCCGGTCTACCTGGCCGCCCGCAGGGAACGTTATGAAAAGTATTCAAACATCGCTTATAATGTCCTGAAGCAGGTCCCCGGCATCAAGGTCAACCGGACCAACGGTGCTTTTTATATGAGCGTCGTGTTCAAGCGCGATCTGCTCACCGATCAACAGACTTTGCCGATTGAAGTCAAGGAGGTGCGGACCCTGGTGGAAGGGCTTGTCAATCAACCCGGTGTCAGCGTGGACAAGCGCTTTGTCTACTATCTGCTGGCCTCCACCGGTATCTGCGTTGTTCCCCTCTCCTCTTTCTGTACCGAAGAGCGCGGTTTTCGCATTACCCTGCTTGAACAGGACGAAAAGGAGTTTACCAAGATATTCCGTACCATCGGCGAAAAGATTACTGAATACCTCGCTTCCTGA
- a CDS encoding bactofilin family protein — protein sequence MFKKKSTSGSSYSQSRDKNDIKAFLGAGSQFEGKLSFSEIVRLDGAFRGEIESSDTLIVGESGEMIAEVKVGSLIFSGRLEGNVTATGKVELRAPAVVEGNITTPLLEVEPGVRINGQIIMPGAAQDQGDEVSRKKKESQGKNEGKS from the coding sequence ATGTTCAAGAAAAAAAGCACAAGCGGTTCATCCTATTCTCAGTCCCGCGACAAGAACGACATAAAAGCCTTTCTAGGTGCCGGCAGCCAGTTTGAGGGTAAGTTGTCCTTCAGTGAAATTGTGCGTCTTGACGGAGCCTTCCGGGGTGAAATTGAATCGAGCGACACCCTGATTGTCGGCGAAAGCGGAGAGATGATTGCCGAAGTCAAGGTTGGATCACTGATTTTCAGCGGTCGTCTTGAGGGCAATGTGACCGCTACCGGAAAGGTTGAGCTGCGTGCCCCGGCTGTTGTTGAAGGCAATATCACCACTCCCCTGCTTGAGGTTGAACCCGGGGTCCGGATCAACGGGCAGATCATCATGCCGGGAGCAGCGCAAGACCAGGGTGATGAAGTAAGTCGGAAGAAGAAGGAAAGTCAGGGCAAAAATGAGGGGAAAAGCTGA
- a CDS encoding ParB/RepB/Spo0J family partition protein codes for MAKRPALGRGMGALLGSAAQATDKKFFLCPLTDLRPHSDQPRKFFDDAKMEELVASVREKGIIQPLVVRRVEDHYQIIAGERRWRAAQKAGLDEVPVVIKDVSEDWALEMALIENIQREDLNPVEEAEAYRNLIGNFDLSQEEVARRVGKDRSSIANSLRLLKLPDPVRDDLLKGLLSMGHARALLSLENEEDILEASRELQRKQLSVRETEAMVKKIKSFGRPASPPKEKPNKETLQDPELKRAQEKIHAALSVPVTIKPKGKKGGKIEITFSSREELDRVLSSLQ; via the coding sequence ATGGCAAAGCGACCCGCTTTGGGACGGGGAATGGGAGCGCTGCTCGGCTCCGCTGCCCAGGCCACCGATAAGAAGTTTTTCCTTTGTCCTCTGACCGATCTTCGTCCTCATTCGGACCAGCCGCGTAAATTCTTTGATGACGCCAAAATGGAGGAACTTGTCGCCTCCGTGCGCGAAAAGGGGATCATTCAACCCCTGGTGGTGCGGCGGGTGGAAGACCATTATCAGATTATCGCCGGGGAACGCCGCTGGCGGGCCGCACAGAAAGCAGGCCTTGATGAGGTTCCGGTTGTCATCAAAGATGTGTCCGAAGACTGGGCGCTGGAGATGGCCCTGATCGAGAATATTCAGCGTGAAGATCTCAACCCGGTGGAAGAAGCCGAAGCCTACCGCAATCTGATCGGTAATTTCGACCTGTCCCAGGAGGAAGTGGCACGCCGGGTAGGAAAGGATCGTTCATCCATCGCCAATTCCCTGCGTCTTCTGAAATTACCCGACCCGGTTCGGGACGATCTGCTTAAGGGACTGTTGAGCATGGGCCACGCACGCGCCCTTCTCTCTCTCGAAAACGAGGAGGATATTCTGGAGGCAAGCCGTGAGCTGCAGCGTAAACAGCTTTCCGTGCGGGAAACCGAAGCCATGGTCAAAAAGATTAAGAGTTTCGGAAGACCGGCCTCCCCTCCCAAGGAAAAGCCCAACAAAGAAACGCTGCAGGATCCGGAATTGAAAAGGGCGCAGGAAAAAATTCATGCCGCTCTCTCGGTGCCGGTTACCATTAAGCCTAAAGGGAAAAAAGGCGGCAAGATAGAAATCACCTTCTCTTCCCGCGAGGAACTGGATCGGGTCCTGTCTTCACTTCAATAA
- a CDS encoding ParA family protein has protein sequence MAKIIAIANQKGGVGKTTTAVNLAASIAAAEKRTLLVDMDPQANACTGLGIDKTALEYTVYHALLGEADVRDILIKTDLDLLDVLPSNTDLIGAEIELVTALAREIKLKSALEAIRHEYDFIVIDCPPSLGLLTVNALTAADSVLVPLQCEFYAMEGLSQLMNTIRIIKNQLNPRLEIHGILLTMFDGRNNLSHQVTVEIRKHFQGQVFQTMIPRNVRLSEAPSHGVPVLLYDVSSKGAVAYLDLAREIIGMGD, from the coding sequence ATGGCCAAAATCATTGCCATAGCAAATCAGAAGGGCGGCGTTGGTAAGACGACCACCGCGGTAAATCTGGCGGCGTCCATTGCTGCCGCGGAAAAAAGAACCCTCCTGGTGGATATGGATCCCCAGGCCAACGCATGCACCGGTTTAGGGATCGACAAAACAGCGCTTGAATACACGGTTTATCATGCACTGCTCGGAGAAGCCGATGTCCGTGATATTCTGATCAAAACCGACCTTGACCTGCTTGATGTGCTTCCATCCAACACCGACCTGATCGGCGCTGAAATCGAGCTGGTGACCGCGCTTGCCCGCGAAATCAAGCTGAAAAGCGCGCTTGAAGCCATCCGTCACGAATATGATTTTATCGTCATCGACTGCCCTCCTTCGCTGGGACTTTTGACCGTCAATGCGCTGACTGCTGCAGATTCTGTCCTGGTGCCCCTGCAATGCGAATTTTATGCGATGGAGGGGTTGTCCCAGCTGATGAACACCATCCGCATCATCAAAAACCAGCTCAACCCTCGTCTCGAAATACACGGAATTCTTCTCACGATGTTCGACGGGCGCAACAATCTGTCCCATCAGGTCACCGTCGAAATCCGCAAGCATTTTCAAGGGCAGGTTTTTCAGACGATGATTCCACGCAATGTCCGTCTGTCTGAGGCGCCAAGCCATGGAGTTCCGGTTCTGCTGTATGATGTCAGCTCCAAGGGTGCGGTTGCCTATCTGGACCTGGCCCGCGAAATCATCGGAATGGGAGATTGA